One stretch of Leptospira bouyouniensis DNA includes these proteins:
- a CDS encoding LpxI family protein, with protein sequence MVSKGKLAIIAGGGELPHIGMQEALAAGEDPIFLGLIESDFSPRGQENRTIPVHITQVGKILKTIQKEKISRILMLGKVRKDLLFQKLKFDLKALSILAKTINRNDYPIFLAIADEFEAMGVKVISQKIYLQSLLLKEGRYTPKKFSSQELKDIDFGMYYAEKMADLDIGQMVVVSDESVIAVEAVEGTDETIRRGGLYTKKKGDAVVCKSPKTKQDERFDLPTIGIHTFQVMLESGCKTLCIREGETLVVNPKEVIQFATKHKLNFCVLGKNGSKVLNGSQKKITSV encoded by the coding sequence TTGGTTTCAAAAGGCAAATTGGCAATCATCGCAGGTGGTGGAGAACTTCCTCACATTGGAATGCAGGAAGCACTCGCAGCCGGCGAGGATCCAATTTTTCTTGGTCTCATCGAATCCGATTTTTCTCCTAGGGGACAAGAAAATCGGACGATACCGGTTCATATCACACAGGTAGGTAAAATTTTAAAAACCATCCAAAAGGAAAAAATCTCTCGTATCTTGATGCTTGGAAAAGTACGAAAGGACCTCCTATTCCAAAAACTCAAATTTGATCTCAAAGCACTTTCTATTTTAGCCAAAACCATTAACCGTAACGATTACCCTATTTTCCTTGCGATTGCGGATGAGTTTGAAGCGATGGGAGTAAAAGTTATCTCCCAAAAAATTTACTTACAATCCCTCCTCTTAAAAGAAGGAAGATACACTCCCAAAAAATTTAGCTCCCAAGAATTAAAAGACATCGACTTTGGAATGTATTACGCTGAAAAAATGGCCGATTTGGATATAGGACAAATGGTTGTTGTGAGTGACGAATCTGTGATTGCAGTAGAAGCTGTTGAAGGGACAGATGAAACCATTCGACGAGGTGGTTTGTATACAAAAAAGAAAGGTGATGCAGTCGTTTGCAAAAGTCCAAAAACAAAACAAGACGAACGATTTGATCTTCCCACGATTGGAATTCATACCTTTCAAGTGATGTTAGAAAGTGGCTGTAAAACACTTTGTATTCGAGAAGGAGAAACCCTTGTCGTAAATCCAAAGGAAGTGATTCAATTTGCCACAAAACACAAATTAAACTTTTGTGTGCTGGGTAAAAATGGAAGTAAGGTTCTCAATGGTAGCCAAAAAAAAATCACATCGGTCTAA
- the sucC gene encoding ADP-forming succinate--CoA ligase subunit beta: MKVHEYQAKEILRRHNANVPFGKVIDTVGDFEKAYNEVVQKSPVVVVKAQIHAGGRGKGGGVKVAKTKDDAKAAAEKILGMQLITPQTGPEGKKVLKVYLEQGLEIAKEYYLSILLDRAIRKTIIMASTEGGMEIEEVAETHPEKIIKIQIDPGIGIQGSQVRELAFALGIPQEAQKSFTALVNSVYNAYIKEDAALLEINPLILTKQNEIIAGDCKMDLDENALYRHPDNEALRDITEEDPYEVKAKEYNLNYVKLDGNIGCMVNGAGLAMATMDIVKLAGAEPANFLDVGGGANPTTVENGFRLILSDPNVKGIFVNVFGGIVRCDRVAVGIIEATKKVNVSVPVVVRLKGTNAEEGKKILNESGMNIVGVEGLRDAADKIVSLIKK, encoded by the coding sequence ATGAAAGTCCACGAATACCAGGCCAAAGAAATCCTACGTAGACACAATGCCAACGTTCCATTCGGAAAGGTCATCGACACGGTCGGTGATTTCGAAAAGGCATATAACGAAGTTGTCCAAAAATCACCCGTTGTGGTGGTAAAAGCCCAAATCCACGCAGGTGGACGAGGTAAAGGTGGCGGAGTGAAAGTCGCCAAAACAAAAGACGACGCAAAAGCAGCTGCTGAGAAAATCCTAGGGATGCAACTCATCACCCCACAAACTGGGCCAGAGGGAAAAAAAGTCCTCAAAGTTTACCTCGAGCAAGGACTAGAGATTGCAAAGGAATACTACCTTTCCATTTTACTCGACCGTGCCATTCGCAAAACCATCATCATGGCTTCTACAGAAGGTGGGATGGAAATTGAAGAAGTGGCAGAAACCCACCCTGAAAAAATCATCAAAATCCAAATTGATCCAGGCATTGGAATCCAAGGTTCCCAAGTGAGAGAACTTGCGTTTGCACTTGGTATTCCACAAGAAGCACAAAAATCTTTCACTGCCTTAGTCAATTCTGTGTACAATGCCTACATCAAAGAAGATGCAGCACTTCTAGAGATCAACCCTCTCATCCTAACAAAACAAAATGAAATCATTGCAGGAGACTGCAAGATGGACTTGGATGAAAACGCTCTTTACCGTCACCCTGATAATGAAGCCCTTCGTGATATCACAGAAGAAGATCCTTATGAAGTAAAAGCAAAAGAATACAACCTCAACTATGTAAAGTTAGATGGTAATATTGGCTGTATGGTGAACGGAGCTGGTCTTGCGATGGCAACTATGGACATCGTTAAGTTGGCCGGTGCAGAACCTGCAAACTTTTTGGATGTTGGGGGTGGAGCAAACCCTACAACCGTAGAAAATGGTTTCCGACTCATTCTATCTGATCCAAACGTGAAAGGAATTTTTGTAAACGTATTTGGTGGAATTGTTCGATGTGATCGCGTTGCCGTGGGAATCATTGAAGCGACCAAAAAAGTAAACGTATCCGTACCTGTTGTGGTTCGATTAAAAGGAACCAATGCAGAAGAAGGGAAAAAAATCCTGAACGAATCTGGGATGAACATTGTGGGAGTTGAAGGACTCCGTGACGCGGCAGACAAAATTGTCTCCCTAATCAAAAAATAG
- a CDS encoding TolC family protein, whose product MEQRSWVSSALILLISFGLIAAESEEKGFTLSLKDAVRYAIDNNREVLQARLELAKADSNLMKYEAKYSWRAVSKAEIDQKKFPFNQNNIFSGTKTQTNTYSAGIEKLFTTGTYFKIEARSQRFDSNAFENPNQTPAGFTALGLPPLYTDSLSVTIAQDLLKNAFGANERNMEKILENQTEIMREQMEDQVASKVVSTLVDYWNYSVKESGFQTFEQLLKNTKNVRDLTIRKQGLGLSESFEVNQWNALLSQVEGQMAQATAEKEEARRKLIRSLNLPEDTVFQKTTPLSEVLPEKLDYQSDIDYAYKHRADFRAIQRKKENAELAMKMAKNEALPSLKAAGTYGYQAQNTISPQNNYSDNRHGVFSYQYPVMQGSLDLSYPIMDKGVKVGIRDAEIQRRQVSLEEADLVKAVSDDVKTRIDILKASFRVMENAKRTEEESRKYYNGVLRSFQQGRFNALAVKNALDTLVQDQLSLVRAKVDYNINLHRYYVAKNALFEEYGVDRAKLLPENL is encoded by the coding sequence ATGGAACAACGTTCATGGGTTTCTAGCGCATTGATTCTTCTCATTTCCTTCGGACTGATCGCTGCCGAGTCGGAAGAAAAAGGATTTACCTTAAGTTTGAAAGATGCGGTTCGGTATGCGATTGATAATAACCGCGAAGTGTTACAAGCAAGGTTGGAGTTGGCAAAGGCTGATTCCAATTTGATGAAGTATGAGGCGAAGTATTCTTGGCGTGCTGTTTCTAAGGCAGAAATCGACCAAAAAAAATTCCCTTTCAACCAAAACAACATCTTCTCAGGGACAAAAACCCAAACCAATACATATAGTGCTGGGATAGAAAAACTCTTTACGACCGGAACTTATTTTAAGATTGAAGCTAGGTCACAAAGGTTTGACTCAAACGCATTTGAAAATCCAAACCAAACTCCAGCGGGTTTTACGGCACTCGGCCTCCCTCCTCTCTACACAGACTCTTTATCTGTTACCATAGCCCAGGACTTACTCAAGAATGCATTTGGTGCAAACGAAAGGAATATGGAAAAAATCCTCGAGAACCAAACAGAGATCATGCGGGAGCAAATGGAAGACCAAGTCGCATCCAAAGTGGTTTCCACACTTGTGGATTATTGGAACTACTCTGTCAAAGAGTCCGGATTCCAAACCTTCGAACAATTACTTAAAAATACAAAAAACGTAAGGGACCTTACGATCCGCAAACAAGGGCTTGGACTCTCAGAAAGTTTTGAAGTCAACCAATGGAATGCCTTACTTTCCCAAGTAGAAGGGCAAATGGCGCAAGCTACTGCTGAAAAAGAAGAAGCAAGACGTAAACTCATTCGTTCCCTAAATCTCCCAGAGGACACTGTGTTCCAAAAAACAACTCCTCTCTCTGAAGTTTTGCCTGAAAAACTCGATTACCAATCTGATATCGATTACGCATACAAACACCGAGCCGACTTCCGCGCCATCCAAAGGAAAAAAGAAAACGCGGAACTGGCAATGAAAATGGCAAAAAATGAAGCCCTACCTTCTTTAAAAGCAGCTGGAACTTACGGATACCAAGCTCAAAATACAATTAGTCCGCAAAATAATTATTCAGACAACAGGCATGGAGTGTTTTCTTACCAGTATCCAGTGATGCAAGGTTCGCTTGATTTGAGTTACCCCATCATGGACAAAGGGGTGAAGGTTGGAATCCGTGATGCAGAAATCCAAAGAAGACAGGTTTCCCTAGAAGAAGCTGATTTGGTAAAAGCTGTTTCTGATGATGTCAAAACAAGAATTGATATTTTGAAGGCTTCTTTCCGTGTGATGGAAAATGCAAAACGTACGGAAGAAGAATCTAGAAAATATTATAATGGTGTGTTACGTTCTTTCCAACAAGGAAGATTCAATGCACTTGCCGTAAAAAATGCATTGGACACATTGGTCCAGGATCAACTTTCTTTAGTTAGGGCAAAAGTTGACTATAATATCAATTTACATCGATACTACGTGGCAAAAAATGCATTATTCGAAGAATACGGAGTGGACCGAGCCAAACTCCTTCCTGAAAATCTTTAA
- the lpxB gene encoding lipid-A-disaccharide synthase has translation MVAKKKSHRSNAKKNILLIAGEHSGDLIGSDLLQELSSIEPDFHFYGIGGEGMIQNGLESLEEMENLSVIGFSEAIKKYSFLKKVFYRVLDETSHRPTQLAILIDYPGFNLRLAKELKKRGIQTVFYVSPQIWAWKFKRIFFIKEHIALMLTLFRFEEEIYLEYGVNAKFVGHPITKRIPEKLKKEPIIPEKLPDPHHGYTVGLLPGSRKGEIHRLIDPILGTAVLLHEQCKLEKKKIVFLLPNINQKEETFLLNKINAVKQLHPDIQIHYLWNSSLRVMEASDLLLIASGTATLEGLYFETPMVILYKVSLFTYFLGSLLIKSKFIGLANILCGQEVCREITQNECRPEYIVSEAWKILSNVKLRNKIKGILRETKERELGTNNASKKAAKEIQSMLKLIPSD, from the coding sequence ATGGTAGCCAAAAAAAAATCACATCGGTCTAACGCTAAAAAAAACATCTTATTGATTGCGGGAGAACATTCAGGCGACCTTATTGGGTCTGATCTGTTACAAGAATTAAGTTCAATCGAACCTGATTTCCATTTTTATGGAATCGGTGGTGAAGGGATGATCCAAAATGGACTCGAATCTCTTGAAGAGATGGAAAACTTAAGTGTCATTGGATTTTCAGAAGCGATCAAAAAGTATAGTTTTCTAAAAAAAGTTTTCTACAGAGTATTAGATGAAACTTCACATCGCCCTACACAACTTGCTATCTTAATTGATTATCCTGGTTTTAACTTACGATTGGCGAAAGAATTAAAAAAACGAGGAATCCAAACTGTATTTTATGTTTCTCCCCAAATATGGGCATGGAAATTCAAACGTATCTTTTTTATCAAAGAACACATCGCCCTAATGCTAACCCTCTTCCGATTTGAGGAAGAAATCTACCTTGAATATGGTGTGAATGCGAAATTTGTAGGTCACCCCATCACAAAAAGAATCCCAGAGAAATTAAAAAAAGAGCCGATCATTCCTGAAAAACTACCAGACCCTCATCACGGTTATACGGTAGGTTTGTTACCAGGATCAAGAAAGGGAGAAATTCACAGGCTCATTGATCCAATCCTTGGAACAGCAGTGTTACTCCACGAACAATGTAAGTTAGAGAAAAAGAAAATTGTATTTTTACTGCCAAACATCAATCAGAAGGAAGAAACCTTCCTATTAAATAAGATAAACGCAGTGAAACAACTTCACCCGGATATCCAAATCCATTACCTTTGGAACTCTTCGCTTCGAGTAATGGAGGCAAGTGACCTACTCCTCATTGCATCGGGAACGGCTACTTTAGAAGGTTTGTATTTTGAAACCCCAATGGTGATATTATATAAGGTAAGTTTGTTTACTTATTTTCTAGGTTCACTTCTCATTAAATCGAAGTTCATTGGTCTTGCCAATATCCTTTGTGGCCAGGAAGTTTGCCGAGAAATCACTCAAAATGAATGTAGGCCTGAATACATTGTTTCGGAAGCTTGGAAAATTCTTTCCAATGTGAAATTACGAAACAAAATCAAAGGGATTTTACGAGAAACAAAAGAGCGAGAACTCGGAACAAACAACGCTTCCAAAAAAGCAGCGAAAGAAATCCAATCTATGTTGAAACTAATTCCTTCGGATTAG
- a CDS encoding ATP-dependent helicase → MKLNAAQMEAVSTIQGPLLVFAGAGSGKTRVITNRIAHMVEGVKIPASKIVALSFTNKSAKEMAERLRKMVPREKLKGITLSTFHSLGLKILKEHITKLGYNETFLLFNGTDQEAFVSDLLKSKRLDPKKVPPREILRRISYAKNTQVHPKDNGLTGEFDLVAAEIFPMYEDGLKEKNAIDFDDLILLPKRLLAEFPDIAAYYQRKHEYFLVDEFQDTNQLQYEFLSLFRGKSDNLCVVGDDDQSIYAFRGSNVQLILNFEREFPHAKVVRLLENYRSTSLIIQAANSLIQNNKGRKEKTLYSRIPSAERVEYYETSDEREEAIFVAGRIQSLLIKNEIKGKEIAILFRTNFQSRPFEEELRNRSIPYKVVGGYNFFDRKEIRDCISYLRYVANPKDDYSLLRIINYPKRGIGPGTMQKLQEEAFTHKQSLYEIFHKMIESPDYLPEVKAKVRQEIYQFVEMVDAFKKKFAMSQKLAPVLREMITQIGFEREISMEESEEKVVKARIYNLSELVNMLSFFEEEEGREGKATIFDFLQRLVLLMEDEPKEDEEDRRVQLLTMHQSKGLEYDLVFLVGLEEGILPNSRVIEEEGEVVDEERRLLYVGMTRPRRKLYLTSARTRRKFGEQIESAPSRFLNELSQDAVLFFPMETKDRDTETKNFLEELDKLKVG, encoded by the coding sequence ATGAAATTGAATGCGGCACAAATGGAAGCAGTATCCACCATCCAAGGCCCCCTTCTTGTCTTCGCAGGAGCAGGCTCTGGGAAAACAAGGGTCATCACCAATCGGATCGCTCATATGGTGGAAGGGGTAAAGATCCCTGCGAGTAAAATTGTTGCCCTCTCTTTTACCAATAAAAGTGCCAAAGAAATGGCAGAACGCCTCCGGAAGATGGTCCCTCGGGAAAAACTAAAGGGAATAACCCTTTCTACCTTTCATTCCTTAGGTCTAAAAATCCTAAAAGAACATATTACCAAACTTGGTTACAACGAAACATTTTTGCTCTTTAATGGTACAGACCAAGAAGCCTTTGTGTCCGACCTGTTAAAATCCAAACGGCTCGACCCAAAAAAAGTGCCACCGAGGGAAATATTACGGCGGATCTCGTATGCCAAAAATACACAAGTCCATCCAAAAGACAATGGTCTCACCGGGGAATTCGATCTTGTGGCAGCAGAGATTTTTCCCATGTATGAGGATGGTCTAAAAGAAAAAAATGCCATCGACTTTGATGATTTAATCTTATTGCCAAAACGCCTGTTAGCTGAATTTCCAGACATTGCTGCCTATTACCAGAGGAAACACGAATACTTTCTCGTAGATGAGTTCCAAGATACAAACCAACTCCAATATGAGTTTTTGTCACTTTTTCGTGGGAAAAGTGATAACCTCTGTGTGGTGGGTGATGATGATCAAAGTATCTATGCCTTTCGGGGTTCGAATGTCCAACTCATCTTAAATTTTGAAAGGGAATTCCCTCATGCAAAAGTTGTGCGGTTACTCGAAAATTATCGGTCTACATCCCTCATCATCCAAGCAGCCAACTCCCTGATCCAAAACAATAAGGGCCGAAAAGAAAAAACCTTGTACAGTAGGATCCCTTCTGCAGAACGAGTGGAATACTATGAAACTTCGGACGAAAGGGAAGAAGCTATTTTTGTCGCGGGTCGGATCCAGTCTCTTCTCATCAAAAATGAAATTAAGGGAAAAGAAATTGCCATCCTCTTTCGTACCAATTTCCAATCTCGTCCTTTCGAAGAAGAACTTCGCAACCGTAGCATTCCTTACAAGGTAGTGGGTGGATATAATTTCTTTGACCGAAAGGAAATCAGAGATTGTATCTCATACCTTCGCTATGTCGCAAACCCGAAGGACGATTACTCCCTCCTTCGGATCATCAACTACCCAAAACGTGGGATCGGTCCTGGTACCATGCAAAAACTTCAGGAAGAGGCATTCACTCATAAACAATCTCTCTATGAAATCTTTCATAAAATGATCGAGAGTCCTGACTATTTACCCGAAGTAAAAGCTAAGGTAAGGCAAGAAATTTACCAATTTGTGGAAATGGTAGATGCCTTTAAAAAGAAGTTTGCGATGTCCCAGAAATTGGCTCCCGTTCTCAGAGAAATGATCACCCAAATTGGGTTTGAACGAGAAATTTCCATGGAAGAAAGCGAAGAGAAGGTGGTGAAGGCTAGGATCTACAATTTAAGTGAACTAGTGAACATGTTGTCCTTTTTTGAGGAAGAAGAGGGCAGAGAAGGAAAAGCCACCATTTTTGACTTCCTGCAAAGGCTTGTTCTTCTGATGGAGGACGAACCAAAGGAAGACGAAGAGGACAGACGGGTACAATTATTGACCATGCACCAGTCCAAAGGACTCGAATACGATTTAGTTTTTTTAGTGGGACTGGAAGAGGGAATTTTACCGAACTCACGTGTTATAGAAGAAGAAGGGGAAGTGGTCGATGAAGAACGACGCCTTCTCTACGTGGGTATGACTCGCCCAAGACGAAAATTGTACTTGACTTCGGCTCGTACAAGACGCAAATTTGGGGAGCAAATCGAGAGTGCCCCCTCTCGGTTTTTAAACGAGCTGTCTCAGGACGCTGTTCTTTTTTTCCCGATGGAAACAAAGGATAGAGACACAGAAACTAAGAATTTCTTAGAGGAATTAGACAAACTAAAGGTAGGCTAA
- a CDS encoding FmdB family zinc ribbon protein has translation MATYDYHCNTCGKDFEHVQSMKDDALTVCLCEKKGSVERRISASAGIIFKGSGFYVTDYKKENTPAAPSSGDTAST, from the coding sequence ATGGCAACTTACGACTACCATTGTAACACATGTGGAAAAGACTTTGAACATGTACAATCCATGAAGGATGACGCTTTGACGGTTTGCCTTTGCGAAAAAAAAGGATCCGTGGAGAGACGAATCTCAGCAAGTGCTGGTATCATTTTCAAAGGGTCTGGATTTTACGTCACAGACTACAAAAAAGAAAACACACCAGCGGCACCATCCAGCGGCGATACGGCAAGTACGTAA
- a CDS encoding tetratricopeptide repeat protein, with protein MKSILPLTLLLLVVAFENCASNKETIRPGVSKINTGSHLAQIEAIDADLKSSTLSDESRDKLIIKKGKLLLDLGRYEETITTLNQVNQAKANPVQLSEWNLAMGKAYIGKNEYSKAIQFLNQSEKLDKNTNLMERKKLVVQSLVAEREYYPALATLTKTYTKGNQKKDEFYYETAAKTYLKMGFEYKNTGFYQKGLQVANLGLEEFPNNETLKSIQKECLEVLQPEGKL; from the coding sequence ATGAAATCGATTCTCCCACTCACCCTCCTATTGTTGGTAGTGGCATTTGAAAATTGCGCATCAAATAAGGAAACCATCCGCCCAGGAGTTTCTAAAATCAATACAGGGTCTCATTTGGCCCAAATCGAAGCAATCGATGCTGATCTCAAATCCTCTACACTATCCGACGAGTCTCGCGACAAACTCATCATCAAAAAGGGAAAATTATTACTCGATTTAGGTCGTTATGAAGAAACGATCACAACCCTCAACCAAGTGAACCAAGCAAAAGCAAATCCTGTGCAATTGTCTGAGTGGAATTTGGCGATGGGAAAGGCATACATTGGGAAAAACGAATACAGCAAAGCCATTCAGTTTCTCAACCAATCCGAAAAACTCGATAAAAATACGAACCTGATGGAACGTAAAAAACTCGTCGTACAGTCTCTTGTTGCGGAAAGGGAATATTACCCAGCTCTTGCGACTCTGACAAAGACGTATACCAAAGGGAATCAGAAAAAAGATGAGTTCTATTATGAGACAGCGGCAAAGACCTATCTCAAAATGGGATTTGAATACAAAAACACTGGTTTTTATCAAAAAGGTTTACAAGTGGCAAACCTTGGACTGGAAGAATTTCCAAATAACGAAACATTAAAGTCCATCCAAAAGGAATGTTTGGAAGTGTTACAGCCGGAGGGCAAACTCTAA
- the sucD gene encoding succinate--CoA ligase subunit alpha, with translation MAVLVDENTRVVVQGITGKEGSFHATQMLEYGTKVVAGVTPGKGGQTWTSEFGKTAPVRNTIKDAMKEDGANAAVIFVPPPFAADAILEGIFAEIPLVVCITEGIPTHDMLKVYSVLRNSKTKLVGPNCPGVINPRYNVKMGIMPGFIHTPGNIGIVSRSGTLTYESVASLTAAGLGQSTCIGIGGDPVPGMNHTEAVRLLNEDPDTEGIVMIGEIGGTSEEEAAAYIKAHVKKPVVGFIAGQTAPPGKRMGHAGAIISGGMGTATSKIAAMQDAGVSICAHIGEVGEKMKAAFKK, from the coding sequence ATGGCTGTATTAGTAGATGAAAATACAAGAGTAGTAGTACAAGGGATCACTGGTAAAGAAGGATCCTTTCATGCTACACAAATGTTGGAATATGGTACGAAAGTAGTGGCGGGTGTAACTCCAGGGAAAGGTGGCCAAACTTGGACATCTGAATTTGGAAAAACGGCTCCGGTTCGAAATACCATCAAAGATGCAATGAAAGAAGACGGAGCAAACGCAGCAGTGATTTTTGTTCCACCTCCATTTGCAGCGGATGCAATTCTCGAAGGAATCTTTGCAGAAATCCCACTAGTGGTTTGTATCACGGAAGGAATTCCAACACACGACATGTTAAAAGTGTACAGTGTGTTACGAAATTCCAAAACCAAACTCGTTGGACCAAACTGTCCAGGTGTGATCAACCCACGTTACAATGTAAAAATGGGAATTATGCCAGGTTTTATCCACACACCAGGGAATATTGGAATTGTTTCTCGTTCCGGAACTTTAACCTATGAATCTGTTGCCTCTTTAACAGCGGCGGGTCTTGGCCAGTCAACTTGTATTGGAATCGGGGGAGACCCAGTTCCAGGGATGAACCACACAGAAGCGGTTCGCCTTTTAAACGAAGACCCAGACACAGAAGGTATCGTGATGATCGGAGAGATCGGTGGAACTTCGGAAGAAGAAGCAGCGGCTTACATCAAAGCTCATGTGAAAAAACCCGTGGTTGGCTTCATCGCAGGGCAAACTGCCCCTCCTGGAAAACGTATGGGCCATGCTGGTGCCATCATTTCTGGTGGAATGGGAACCGCTACTTCTAAGATTGCAGCAATGCAAGATGCTGGTGTGAGCATTTGTGCTCATATTGGAGAAGTGGGTGAAAAAATGAAGGCAGCCTTTAAAAAATAA
- a CDS encoding LIC_12586 family protein, with protein MERFFSTYRFHLWKQNLEVLLNRIRENKRVLFSFLALGFVFFLFVLSYYGLEFYLRNYRIPLVKLRKVVSATINKELGKAVDIGVLDFSLREGLIIEDLVVSNEEDFSYNDHMLKVKKVTFRLSSYFKESPTVERIDFYSPHLVLNEDIGMRSRLIEYIQTSRIKDIRFHDARLTVKKSETTLVDWKEGWDIDLLRKNKRIFLKYNNGWFWVPNTTRIKGEGEFSESNLEDYRFEFFWKNYPSEEAILLTNYLFGANVQSAVVSGEGRISANLNSGFVLDGDVEFENSYISVPFFEDYLLTGFRFREKFHFTKDSEEREFIGNDFQIKTQVLSRITKETLVSRKIEFQIGALEDIFEHVTDISGNVRYPLFGELHGFVELNETGEKNKWFSVIGDVTGSEIKLDSSLVQLENGNLSLKWKPNNEWDLKIDAEIFGKPSHLFGFGSSDWNRSKKIDGSYYYPMSSKTKLSFQTTELTANDWKPLYEDWKKDTMEEIRERQEKLIPEEYFYQTKLYKYFLESMNFDLGIQITNFFPYRGSKSLGESKGNLGVKDGRFSLNLGLGNLDSKVSMVSYFASKTPNFSFNLYLKEYPWSDPWMNLCGIDVKPSNVSIDFSFNSIGSDYYMLHKDARTSYSLKLFGVNFREGDLVSKGNFDIKPLKSNFDMEFTLNRYSDLDYLSDVVVTSDTIDLKGYGNNKNGNYQMTLYGLLGETRGSFNVSEEENKCVIK; from the coding sequence TTGGAACGTTTTTTTTCGACTTATCGTTTCCATTTATGGAAACAAAACTTAGAAGTACTACTGAATAGAATCCGTGAAAACAAGCGGGTTCTATTTTCATTTTTAGCACTTGGATTTGTTTTTTTCCTTTTTGTTCTCTCTTACTATGGTTTAGAATTTTACCTCCGCAATTACCGTATCCCACTTGTTAAATTACGGAAAGTTGTTTCTGCAACGATCAACAAAGAGTTAGGCAAAGCAGTCGACATTGGAGTCCTCGATTTTTCCCTTCGAGAGGGACTTATCATTGAAGATTTGGTCGTATCCAATGAAGAGGATTTTTCGTATAACGATCATATGTTGAAGGTAAAAAAAGTTACTTTCCGTCTTTCTAGTTATTTTAAAGAATCTCCCACCGTCGAACGAATCGATTTTTATAGTCCTCATTTGGTTTTGAATGAAGACATTGGAATGCGGAGTCGACTCATTGAATACATCCAAACAAGCCGAATTAAAGACATCCGTTTCCATGATGCAAGGCTTACAGTCAAAAAATCGGAAACAACTCTCGTTGATTGGAAAGAGGGATGGGATATAGATTTATTAAGGAAAAATAAACGAATTTTTCTAAAATACAATAATGGATGGTTTTGGGTTCCAAACACCACTCGAATCAAAGGTGAAGGTGAGTTTTCCGAATCTAATTTGGAAGATTACCGATTTGAATTTTTTTGGAAAAATTATCCATCCGAAGAAGCGATCCTACTGACAAATTATCTGTTTGGAGCAAACGTACAATCGGCAGTTGTTTCAGGCGAAGGCAGAATTTCTGCTAATTTGAATTCTGGATTTGTTTTAGATGGTGATGTTGAATTTGAAAATTCATACATCAGTGTTCCATTTTTTGAAGATTACCTTCTCACAGGCTTTCGATTCCGCGAAAAGTTTCATTTTACCAAGGATTCAGAAGAAAGGGAGTTCATTGGAAATGATTTCCAAATCAAAACACAAGTTTTATCTCGAATAACAAAAGAGACTTTAGTCTCACGTAAAATTGAATTCCAAATTGGGGCATTGGAGGATATATTTGAACATGTCACTGATATTTCTGGGAATGTTCGTTATCCTTTGTTTGGTGAATTACATGGGTTCGTAGAGCTAAACGAAACTGGTGAAAAAAACAAATGGTTTTCAGTTATTGGAGATGTGACTGGAAGCGAAATCAAACTCGATTCTTCGCTTGTTCAATTAGAAAATGGAAATCTCTCTTTAAAGTGGAAACCAAATAATGAATGGGATCTAAAAATAGATGCCGAAATTTTTGGTAAACCATCTCACCTGTTTGGTTTTGGTTCTTCTGATTGGAATCGATCGAAAAAAATAGATGGATCTTATTATTATCCAATGTCTTCTAAAACTAAATTAAGTTTCCAAACAACAGAACTCACTGCCAATGATTGGAAACCATTGTATGAAGATTGGAAAAAAGATACAATGGAAGAGATTAGAGAAAGGCAAGAGAAACTCATTCCAGAGGAGTACTTTTATCAAACCAAACTTTATAAATATTTCTTGGAATCGATGAATTTTGATTTAGGAATCCAAATTACAAATTTTTTCCCTTATCGAGGTTCCAAATCTCTTGGGGAATCAAAGGGTAATTTGGGAGTCAAAGATGGTCGGTTCAGTCTAAATTTGGGTCTTGGGAATTTAGATTCTAAAGTATCTATGGTTTCTTATTTTGCGAGTAAAACACCAAACTTCAGTTTTAATCTTTATTTAAAAGAATATCCATGGTCTGACCCTTGGATGAATCTTTGTGGAATTGATGTCAAACCTTCTAATGTGAGTATCGACTTTAGTTTTAATAGCATCGGTAGTGATTATTATATGTTGCATAAGGATGCAAGGACGTCCTATTCATTGAAATTGTTTGGTGTAAATTTCAGAGAAGGTGATTTAGTTTCTAAGGGTAATTTTGATATCAAACCACTCAAATCTAACTTCGATATGGAATTTACATTGAATCGATATTCTGACCTTGATTATTTATCAGATGTAGTTGTGACAAGTGATACAATTGATTTAAAAGGTTATGGTAATAATAAGAATGGGAACTACCAAATGACTCTCTATGGACTACTTGGTGAAACAAGAGGGAGTTTTAATGTATCAGAAGAGGAAAACAAATGTGTAATCAAATAA